One window of the Paenibacillus beijingensis genome contains the following:
- a CDS encoding RidA family protein: MIEQRIRELGYELPVAATPTFQYVPVVVHHDLIFVSGQLPKVDGEVKVIGKVGDNVTLEQAQEASRICILQGLSCIKQEIGSLDKISRIVKITGFVNSAPGFNQQPKVIDAASDLLEKIFGEKGRHSRSAIGAAELPRSATVEIEMIVAFQS, encoded by the coding sequence ATGATTGAACAAAGAATCAGAGAACTGGGTTATGAACTTCCCGTTGCCGCAACCCCAACCTTTCAATACGTTCCCGTTGTTGTTCACCATGATCTCATTTTTGTGAGCGGACAACTGCCGAAGGTGGACGGGGAAGTGAAGGTTATCGGCAAGGTAGGAGATAACGTGACCTTGGAACAAGCCCAAGAGGCTTCACGCATCTGTATCTTGCAGGGACTTAGCTGCATTAAACAGGAAATCGGTTCATTAGACAAAATCTCAAGAATTGTCAAGATCACTGGTTTCGTAAATTCTGCTCCGGGATTTAATCAACAACCAAAGGTTATCGACGCCGCTTCAGATCTGCTGGAGAAAATTTTCGGGGAAAAAGGAAGGCATTCCAGATCGGCGATCGGAGCCGCTGAACTCCCGCGAAGCGCAACGGTGGAAATTGAAATGATTGTGGCGTTTCAATCATAA
- a CDS encoding aldehyde dehydrogenase family protein, protein MIELNMYIDGQWVGARNGSTREILNPANGEIIAVAAEGEAEDARLAISSARRAFDAGAWSELPPTERARLLFAVADRLEQRTEEFALLETTSMGKPLRESRFDVADAVACFRYYAGLITKPMGQVYSVADPVQGLVVKEPVGVCGLIVPWNYPLLMSVWKIAPALAAGNSIVLKPSEITPVTAVSLFEIFEEAGIPQGVANLVLGAGATVGQELAESEHVDMIAFTGGTATGRTIMKAAAGNMKNISLELGGKSPNIVFADADFEMAVDYALFAIFANQGQVCAAGSRLLLEESIHDRFVERLVERARQIRIGAGDAEGTEMGPLVSEKHMEKVLHYIELGKREGGRLLLGGQRLKLKGLENGYFVEPTIFTDTTADMSIVREEIFGPVLAIQTFKDESDAIRVANDSDYGLAAGVFTSDGAKALRVVKKLRAGITWINTYHNTYNEAPWGGYKQSGIGRALGTFGLDAYTETKQININLQMEPIGWFKN, encoded by the coding sequence GTGATTGAGCTTAACATGTATATCGACGGACAATGGGTCGGGGCTCGGAATGGGAGCACAAGGGAAATCTTAAACCCGGCAAATGGTGAAATCATCGCAGTGGCGGCTGAAGGGGAAGCGGAAGATGCGCGCCTGGCCATCTCAAGCGCTCGCAGGGCATTCGATGCCGGCGCATGGTCCGAGTTACCTCCGACAGAACGTGCCAGGTTATTGTTTGCGGTAGCGGATCGATTAGAGCAGCGTACGGAAGAGTTTGCATTGCTCGAGACGACAAGTATGGGCAAACCGCTCCGCGAATCAAGGTTTGACGTCGCGGATGCCGTCGCCTGTTTCCGTTATTATGCAGGGCTGATTACAAAACCAATGGGTCAGGTTTATAGCGTAGCGGATCCGGTACAGGGCTTGGTCGTAAAGGAGCCGGTCGGGGTTTGCGGACTGATCGTGCCATGGAATTATCCGCTGCTCATGTCGGTATGGAAAATTGCTCCGGCTTTAGCCGCGGGCAACAGCATTGTGCTCAAACCATCTGAAATAACACCGGTTACGGCAGTAAGTCTGTTTGAGATTTTCGAGGAGGCAGGCATTCCGCAAGGAGTCGCCAACTTGGTGCTGGGAGCAGGCGCAACGGTCGGACAAGAGCTTGCGGAAAGCGAACATGTCGATATGATTGCCTTCACCGGCGGAACGGCTACAGGGCGGACGATCATGAAGGCGGCGGCCGGTAACATGAAGAATATTTCACTGGAGCTCGGCGGCAAATCGCCCAACATTGTGTTTGCCGATGCGGACTTTGAGATGGCGGTTGACTATGCGCTATTTGCGATTTTCGCCAATCAGGGCCAAGTTTGCGCAGCGGGATCAAGACTGCTGCTCGAGGAAAGCATACACGACCGCTTTGTGGAAAGGCTCGTCGAGCGAGCGCGTCAAATCCGAATCGGAGCGGGGGATGCAGAGGGAACTGAGATGGGGCCTCTCGTCAGCGAAAAGCATATGGAAAAAGTGCTTCATTACATAGAACTCGGCAAGCGCGAAGGGGGACGTCTCCTATTGGGAGGGCAAAGGTTGAAGCTCAAAGGGTTGGAAAACGGCTATTTTGTCGAGCCGACTATTTTTACCGATACAACCGCAGATATGAGCATTGTACGCGAAGAAATTTTCGGTCCCGTGCTGGCAATTCAGACCTTCAAGGATGAATCCGACGCGATCCGGGTAGCGAACGACTCTGATTACGGCTTAGCTGCAGGCGTATTCACAAGCGATGGGGCCAAGGCACTGCGCGTCGTGAAAAAGCTGCGCGCTGGAATCACCTGGATCAACACCTACCATAATACGTATAACGAAGCGCCGTGGGGCGGCTACAAGCAAAGCGGCATTGGCCGCGCACTCGGAACATTCGGACTGGACGCATATACGGAAACGAAGCAAATTAACATTAATCTGCAGATGGAGCCGATCGGCTGGTTTAAAAACTGA
- a CDS encoding putrescine aminotransferase — MTNFTEEQKKQETTMEKYVEVYNYTNKILDLIEKQEISTEEAEWVTRQTVDNFRDHVNPGFLSYRKSVTKDGQFAAVEWKDSGLNCFMDVNGKEYIDCLGGFGIYNVGHGHPKVKQAVFNQMNRQALHSQDLLDPLRAMLAKILADITPGDLKYAFFANSGTEAVEAALKLAKMHSDRTTFIATTRAFHGKSLGSLSGTAKGVFRKPFLPMIPGFRHVHFGDIEMMRKTMEVCAMVGEDVAAVIIEPIQGEGGVNLPPEAYLKQLRELCDQYGALLIFDEVQTGMGRTGKMFCCEHYGVVPDILCLAKAFGGGIMPAGAIVATEEVFKSFFPNPFMHTTTFGGNPLACAAAIATFNVLIEENLPARAAEMGEFMLKGLREAADEHGDKVLEIRGMGLLIGIEFHNDEIGYEVSKGLFDKGILVAGTLINAKTIRIEPPLTITIEQAERVIAEFRNVLAQIRV; from the coding sequence ATGACAAATTTTACAGAAGAGCAAAAAAAACAGGAAACAACGATGGAAAAGTACGTCGAAGTGTACAATTATACGAATAAAATACTGGATTTGATTGAAAAACAGGAGATCAGCACAGAGGAAGCGGAGTGGGTGACACGCCAAACGGTTGATAACTTCCGCGATCATGTGAACCCCGGTTTTCTTTCTTACCGAAAATCGGTCACGAAGGACGGGCAATTCGCAGCTGTAGAGTGGAAGGACTCCGGACTGAATTGTTTCATGGATGTGAACGGCAAAGAATATATCGACTGTCTCGGCGGATTCGGGATCTACAATGTGGGTCACGGTCATCCGAAGGTCAAGCAGGCGGTCTTCAACCAGATGAACCGTCAGGCGCTGCATAGTCAGGATCTGCTCGATCCGCTGCGTGCGATGCTGGCCAAGATACTGGCCGACATTACTCCGGGCGACTTGAAGTACGCCTTTTTCGCCAACAGCGGAACGGAGGCGGTCGAAGCAGCCCTCAAACTGGCGAAAATGCACAGCGACCGCACGACGTTTATCGCGACGACGCGCGCATTCCACGGTAAAAGCCTCGGTTCCTTGTCCGGAACGGCAAAGGGCGTATTCCGCAAGCCGTTTCTGCCTATGATTCCCGGCTTCCGCCACGTGCATTTCGGCGATATCGAGATGATGCGAAAAACGATGGAAGTCTGTGCCATGGTTGGCGAGGACGTCGCAGCTGTAATCATCGAGCCAATTCAAGGTGAAGGCGGGGTTAATCTGCCGCCGGAAGCCTATTTGAAACAGCTTCGCGAGCTTTGTGACCAATACGGTGCGCTTCTCATCTTCGATGAAGTGCAGACAGGAATGGGCCGTACAGGAAAAATGTTCTGCTGCGAGCATTACGGCGTCGTGCCCGACATTCTGTGCTTGGCTAAAGCTTTCGGCGGGGGCATAATGCCGGCGGGCGCTATTGTAGCGACTGAAGAAGTATTCAAGAGCTTCTTCCCGAATCCGTTCATGCATACGACGACATTTGGAGGGAATCCGCTTGCTTGCGCCGCGGCCATCGCGACGTTCAACGTCTTGATCGAGGAAAATTTGCCGGCGCGCGCGGCCGAAATGGGCGAGTTCATGCTAAAGGGTCTTCGCGAGGCCGCAGATGAGCATGGGGATAAGGTTCTGGAAATTCGCGGCATGGGTTTGTTGATCGGCATTGAGTTTCACAACGATGAAATCGGATACGAGGTATCCAAGGGACTATTTGACAAGGGAATTCTTGTAGCCGGAACATTGATCAATGCAAAAACGATTCGGATCGAGCCGCCGCTTACGATTACAATTGAGCAGGCGGAGCGGGTCATTGCAGAGTTCCGCAACGTGCTGGCGCAAATCCGGGTATAG
- a CDS encoding GNAT family N-acetyltransferase, whose translation MQLRQLIADEFEANIELLQYAFQLKLDAERLANKRRNFKAEQFWGAFEEGSLKAQLQLIPLQLYVQGRALAMGGIANVSTWPEYRRHGHVTQLLVRVLRHMRENGQSVSCLHPFSVGFYRKFGWELYTDYKKYTIETANFPPRVATEGYVVRVGADIPLLARVYNNYASRYNGTLARDEAWWGKVLKLGSVVVYFRPDGEPAGYILYEIEKRVMTVHEMVHEDERARRALWTFIANHDSMIDKAVLEAPMDDILPFLLPNPRISQEIMPYFMARIVDAPAFVQQYAFGATGERTQISVQLIDPHAPWNEGVWHLTVAEDGRGTLAPGDPDENGSADLACDIGSWTAMLMGYRRPEELYGCGRMDGTEDAVRRLEAILPKCQTYLLDYF comes from the coding sequence ATGCAGTTAAGACAATTGATTGCGGATGAATTCGAAGCGAACATAGAGCTGCTCCAGTACGCGTTCCAGTTAAAGCTTGATGCGGAGCGGCTCGCAAATAAGAGAAGGAATTTTAAGGCAGAACAGTTTTGGGGCGCTTTCGAGGAAGGCAGTCTGAAAGCGCAGCTGCAGCTGATTCCATTGCAGTTGTACGTACAGGGACGGGCGCTTGCAATGGGCGGCATCGCAAACGTCTCCACGTGGCCCGAGTATCGTAGACACGGTCACGTAACGCAACTGCTGGTCCGCGTGCTGCGGCATATGCGGGAGAATGGGCAGAGTGTCTCCTGCTTGCACCCATTCTCGGTTGGATTTTACCGGAAATTCGGTTGGGAGCTCTACACGGATTACAAAAAATATACCATCGAGACAGCGAACTTCCCGCCGCGCGTCGCCACGGAAGGGTATGTTGTCCGGGTAGGGGCCGATATTCCGCTGCTCGCGCGTGTTTACAATAACTATGCTTCCCGGTATAACGGAACGCTTGCCCGCGACGAGGCATGGTGGGGCAAGGTATTAAAGTTAGGCAGCGTCGTCGTCTATTTCCGACCGGACGGAGAGCCCGCCGGATATATATTGTACGAGATCGAGAAGCGGGTGATGACCGTGCACGAAATGGTGCACGAAGACGAACGCGCCCGTCGAGCGCTGTGGACATTTATCGCGAACCACGACTCCATGATCGACAAAGCGGTTCTGGAGGCGCCGATGGACGATATCCTTCCATTTCTGCTGCCGAACCCACGAATCAGCCAGGAGATCATGCCGTACTTCATGGCGAGGATCGTTGATGCGCCGGCATTCGTGCAGCAATACGCGTTTGGTGCGACCGGCGAGCGTACGCAGATATCGGTGCAGTTAATTGATCCACACGCCCCGTGGAACGAAGGGGTATGGCATTTGACGGTCGCGGAGGACGGCAGAGGCACGCTAGCTCCCGGTGACCCCGATGAGAACGGGTCTGCCGATCTGGCATGCGACATTGGATCTTGGACCGCGATGCTTATGGGCTACCGCCGGCCGGAGGAGCTGTACGGCTGCGGCCGAATGGACGGCACAGAAGATGCAGTCCGCCGGCTGGAGGCGATTCTCCCGAAGTGCCAAACCTATTTACTCGACTACTTCTAA
- a CDS encoding IclR family transcriptional regulator has product MVQSIDRAIQIVHLLISEENRSDWPISDIAVQVGLPISTTHRLISTLMKHDLVVQVPETKQYKVGPKWMEIGLRQLEQMDMRTAARPVMERLANEVKESVYLSLPNKYDAFIIDRVDSPGTVRVIDNLGERIPMHIGAPNKSMLANMDPKVAEAILVRLIDEKEKRLELLHKLPEIRKAGYCISYGEKTEGTASVASPIIGFGRKVVGALSIGIISYQISEDRLSYLVEQTIRNAAEISKKLGG; this is encoded by the coding sequence ATGGTTCAATCGATTGACCGGGCTATTCAGATCGTACATCTTCTTATATCCGAGGAGAATCGGTCAGACTGGCCTATATCTGATATTGCCGTCCAGGTAGGATTGCCGATAAGCACGACTCACCGGTTGATTTCTACGCTTATGAAGCATGATCTGGTCGTGCAGGTTCCGGAGACGAAGCAGTACAAGGTAGGTCCCAAATGGATGGAGATCGGACTTCGTCAACTAGAGCAGATGGATATGCGCACCGCCGCTAGACCGGTCATGGAGCGTCTGGCGAATGAAGTGAAAGAAAGCGTCTATTTAAGTCTTCCGAACAAGTATGACGCTTTTATTATCGACAGGGTCGACAGTCCGGGAACAGTCCGGGTTATCGACAATCTGGGCGAGCGCATCCCGATGCATATCGGCGCACCCAACAAATCCATGCTGGCGAATATGGATCCGAAAGTGGCGGAAGCGATACTCGTTCGTCTGATTGACGAGAAAGAGAAGAGGCTCGAATTGTTACATAAGCTTCCCGAAATCCGGAAAGCGGGCTACTGCATCAGTTATGGGGAAAAGACGGAAGGTACGGCATCCGTTGCATCTCCCATTATCGGCTTCGGCCGGAAAGTTGTAGGGGCGCTCAGTATCGGAATCATCAGCTATCAAATTTCCGAGGACAGGCTTTCGTATTTGGTCGAGCAAACGATCCGGAATGCCGCAGAGATATCAAAGAAGCTAGGTGGTTAG
- a CDS encoding M20/M25/M40 family metallo-hydrolase: protein MLKWQTKEQLTQLLCELVQIPSITGTDGEKEVPPFLAGQLGLLPYFQLHPELLQVHPTEDGRSFITALVRSEPKVRQTIVLLSHFDVVGVEDYADWKPNAFDPKSLTGMLLAQKDRLPAEVQRDIEDGSWLFGRGVMDMKCGLALHMSMIERACHGEFDGNVLLLSVPDEEVGSVGMRAAVPVLLEIADRHGLDFKTVLNSEPMFSRHPGDSNHYIYKGTIGKVLPGFLCYGKETHVGEPLAGLNGNYMASRITCEMELDPSFCETVGSEVTPPPTNLIQYGLKKNYSVQTPHRAVAMFNLFLFEKTAEQLVEPLLSAASRASLRMEEDYRTRAKYFLDKGMQAVPELKIRVMTYKELHQYASRTYGKDKVEQVMDTALHGQKDFDDRESTIALVDSLAALCHELAPMIVLFFAPPYYPAVTWKDDPFTGKVTDEITSYAHKHHHIDLAHQNFFAAISDLSYVGMPNQSSSHRAFADLMPLWEKGYSIPLKELERFVVPVLNLGPVGRDAHKWTERLDIDYAFGTLVDLLQTCIRSIFAASDSIEGDLRSLQSFHLDELEQRTGG, encoded by the coding sequence ATGCTGAAATGGCAGACGAAAGAACAATTGACGCAGTTGCTTTGTGAATTGGTTCAAATTCCCAGCATTACCGGTACAGACGGTGAAAAAGAGGTTCCGCCGTTTTTGGCCGGCCAACTTGGACTCCTCCCTTATTTCCAGCTGCATCCCGAACTCCTGCAAGTTCATCCAACGGAGGACGGACGCAGCTTCATTACAGCGCTTGTACGCTCCGAGCCGAAAGTACGGCAAACGATTGTGCTGCTCAGCCATTTCGATGTCGTAGGAGTGGAGGATTATGCGGATTGGAAGCCGAACGCATTCGACCCCAAATCGTTAACAGGTATGCTTCTTGCTCAGAAGGACCGTCTGCCGGCTGAGGTGCAGCGCGACATAGAAGATGGCAGCTGGCTGTTCGGCCGCGGCGTCATGGATATGAAATGCGGATTGGCGCTCCACATGTCCATGATCGAGAGGGCTTGCCACGGCGAATTCGACGGCAATGTGCTGCTGTTGTCGGTTCCGGACGAGGAAGTGGGCTCGGTCGGCATGAGAGCGGCTGTTCCGGTTCTGCTCGAAATCGCCGATCGCCATGGGCTTGATTTCAAGACGGTGTTGAACTCCGAACCGATGTTTTCCCGTCATCCGGGTGACAGCAACCACTATATATATAAAGGAACGATTGGAAAAGTCCTCCCCGGATTTCTGTGTTACGGTAAAGAAACGCATGTCGGAGAACCTTTGGCCGGATTAAACGGCAACTATATGGCTTCCCGAATCACCTGTGAAATGGAACTCGATCCCTCTTTCTGTGAAACGGTCGGAAGTGAAGTAACACCTCCTCCCACCAATTTGATCCAATATGGTCTGAAAAAAAATTACTCCGTACAAACGCCTCATCGGGCGGTAGCAATGTTCAATCTGTTCTTGTTTGAGAAAACGGCGGAACAGCTGGTTGAGCCTTTGCTTTCGGCGGCAAGCAGAGCATCTTTGCGGATGGAAGAAGATTACCGCACACGTGCGAAATATTTTCTCGATAAAGGGATGCAAGCGGTACCGGAACTGAAAATTCGGGTAATGACGTATAAAGAATTGCACCAATATGCTTCTCGTACATACGGTAAAGACAAAGTGGAGCAGGTTATGGATACCGCACTGCATGGACAAAAAGACTTTGACGATCGCGAATCGACGATCGCGCTGGTCGATAGTTTGGCCGCTTTGTGCCATGAGCTGGCGCCAATGATCGTACTTTTCTTCGCCCCTCCTTATTATCCCGCCGTAACCTGGAAAGACGATCCCTTTACCGGCAAAGTGACGGATGAGATTACGTCTTATGCGCATAAGCATCATCATATCGACTTGGCGCATCAGAATTTTTTCGCGGCAATTTCAGATCTCAGTTATGTCGGCATGCCCAATCAATCCTCTTCCCATCGCGCGTTTGCGGATCTGATGCCGTTATGGGAGAAAGGATATTCGATTCCGCTCAAGGAGCTGGAACGGTTCGTCGTTCCTGTGCTGAATCTCGGTCCGGTCGGCCGGGACGCCCACAAGTGGACGGAACGGCTTGACATCGATTATGCGTTCGGAACGTTGGTCGATCTTCTGCAAACGTGTATCAGGAGCATTTTTGCCGCATCGGACTCAATAGAAGGCGATCTACGTTCGCTGCAATCGTTTCATCTTGATGAACTCGAACAACGAACAGGGGGGTGA
- a CDS encoding proline dehydrogenase family protein: protein MPVMRSILLQLSKNRAATRAARRYGLRMGAERFVAGETLEAALKKVRELNGLGLMATLDHLGEFVSGAEEASAAAEEIVQALETIQATDVDANVSVKLTQLGLDLSYELCKDNMRSIVAKAKQLGNFIRIDMEDYARNEPAIAMFKELRAEFGRHVGIVLQAYLYKTESDMDRLHSFAPNYRLVKGAYQEPPDIAFPFKADVDRNFVHIIEKQLQSAHYAAIATHDEQIIEHVKAYTANLDIPVTQFEFQMLYGIRSQLQQQLAGEGYAVRVYVPYGTDWYGYFMRRLAERPENLNFVLKSMFKR from the coding sequence ATGCCGGTCATGCGCAGCATTTTGCTACAATTGTCCAAGAACAGGGCCGCTACGCGGGCGGCGCGAAGGTACGGTTTGCGAATGGGAGCCGAGCGATTCGTAGCAGGAGAGACGCTGGAAGCCGCTTTAAAGAAGGTGCGTGAATTGAACGGACTCGGCCTGATGGCGACGCTCGATCATCTTGGCGAGTTCGTATCCGGCGCGGAGGAAGCAAGCGCTGCGGCCGAAGAAATCGTCCAAGCGCTTGAAACGATTCAAGCAACCGACGTGGACGCCAACGTCTCGGTTAAGCTGACGCAGCTTGGACTCGATCTTTCGTACGAATTGTGCAAGGACAATATGCGATCCATTGTGGCGAAAGCGAAGCAGCTCGGAAATTTTATCCGCATCGACATGGAGGATTATGCCCGCAATGAGCCTGCGATCGCCATGTTCAAGGAGCTTCGCGCCGAGTTCGGACGCCACGTCGGGATCGTGCTGCAGGCGTACTTGTACAAGACGGAATCGGATATGGATCGGCTCCATTCGTTTGCGCCGAATTACCGGCTCGTCAAAGGAGCGTATCAGGAACCGCCGGATATTGCTTTTCCATTCAAAGCTGACGTCGACCGCAATTTTGTCCATATTATTGAAAAGCAGCTGCAAAGCGCTCATTATGCGGCTATTGCGACACACGACGAGCAGATCATCGAACATGTCAAAGCGTATACGGCGAATCTCGACATCCCGGTTACACAGTTCGAATTTCAAATGTTATATGGCATCCGTTCCCAGCTTCAGCAGCAGTTGGCCGGTGAAGGATACGCGGTCCGCGTGTACGTCCCGTACGGCACGGATTGGTACGGATATTTTATGCGCAGACTGGCGGAGCGGCCCGAAAACTTGAATTTTGTATTAAAGTCGATGTTCAAGCGATAA
- a CDS encoding ornithine--oxo-acid transaminase, which yields MKQIDQTIEQTERLGAHNYHPLPIVIAKAEGVWVEDPEGRRYMDMLSGYSALNQGHRHPRIIQALVQQAERVTLTSRAFYNKPFAELLELLTGLTGKEMVLPMNTGVEAVETAVKAARRWGYRVKGIPAGQADIIVCAGNFHGRTVTVTSFSSEPSYRDDFGPFTPGFTIVPYGDIEALERAITPNTAAFLVEPIQGEAGIVIPPDGYLRQASALCGERNVLLMADEIQTGFGRTGKRFACDWEEVIPDVYILGKALGGGVLPVSAVAADSGILGLFEPGSHGSTFGGNPLASAVAVAALRVTEEEKLAERSLMLGGKLLTMLSEIRHPDIVDIRGRGLFVAIETRRPARPYCEQLKEAGLLCKETHERVIRLAPPLVISETDLQWAVERIAQVFTHSK from the coding sequence ATGAAGCAGATAGACCAAACGATCGAACAAACGGAGCGGCTCGGCGCTCACAACTATCATCCGCTCCCGATTGTAATCGCCAAGGCGGAAGGCGTCTGGGTCGAGGATCCCGAAGGAAGACGATACATGGATATGTTGAGCGGCTATTCCGCCCTAAATCAGGGGCACCGGCATCCGCGCATCATTCAGGCGCTCGTCCAGCAAGCGGAGCGCGTGACATTGACTTCCAGGGCTTTCTACAATAAGCCGTTCGCAGAACTGCTCGAATTGTTAACCGGCTTAACGGGCAAAGAGATGGTTTTGCCGATGAACACCGGTGTAGAAGCGGTTGAAACGGCGGTGAAAGCGGCTCGCCGCTGGGGTTACCGCGTTAAGGGCATTCCGGCCGGGCAGGCGGATATTATCGTTTGCGCCGGCAATTTCCACGGTCGGACGGTAACCGTAACCTCGTTTTCGTCAGAGCCATCTTACAGAGACGATTTCGGACCGTTTACGCCCGGATTTACGATCGTGCCGTACGGCGATATAGAAGCACTGGAGCGTGCAATTACACCGAACACCGCCGCGTTCCTGGTTGAGCCGATTCAAGGCGAAGCCGGCATCGTCATCCCTCCGGACGGCTATTTGCGGCAGGCATCCGCGCTTTGCGGGGAACGGAATGTTCTTCTCATGGCCGATGAAATTCAGACCGGCTTTGGTCGCACCGGCAAACGGTTCGCATGCGATTGGGAAGAAGTGATCCCCGATGTCTACATTTTGGGCAAAGCGCTCGGGGGCGGTGTTTTGCCGGTTTCGGCAGTGGCCGCCGACAGCGGGATTCTCGGCTTGTTCGAGCCCGGATCGCACGGTTCCACCTTCGGAGGCAATCCGCTGGCGAGCGCCGTGGCGGTAGCCGCATTGCGGGTAACCGAGGAAGAGAAGCTGGCCGAACGCTCTCTCATGCTGGGCGGCAAATTGCTGACGATGCTGAGCGAAATCCGGCATCCGGACATTGTCGACATTCGGGGCAGAGGTCTGTTCGTTGCAATCGAAACGCGCAGGCCCGCGCGGCCTTACTGCGAACAATTGAAAGAAGCCGGGCTGCTGTGCAAGGAAACGCATGAGCGGGTCATTCGTCTCGCGCCGCCGCTCGTCATTTCGGAGACCGATTTGCAGTGGGCAGTCGAACGTATTGCACAAGTTTTCACACATTCTAAATGA
- the pruA gene encoding L-glutamate gamma-semialdehyde dehydrogenase — protein MIPYRPEPLTDFRVNANHEALLAAIRQVQGELGRDYPLIINGDRMITDDMQSSINPSNKSQVIGRMSKANAEQAEQAIQGAFDTFQVWSHVPAGQRARLLFRAAADLRRRKHEFNAWLMLESGKTRAEADADTAEAIDFMEYYARQMIEMSETAAKKLVWMDGEDNDLQYIPLGVGIVIPPWNFPLAIMAGMTTAAIVAGNTVVLKPASPTPVIAFKFVQLLEEAGMPAGVVQFLPGSGSEIGDLLVSHRLSRFISFTGSREVGLRIFELAAKTAPGQIWLKRFIGELGGKDGIVVDKDADLEAAAQAIVASAFGYSGQKCSACSRAIVHEAVYDTVLNRCVELTRALKVGDVLDFGSDTGPVIDQSAFRKIFEYIEVGNKEGRLVAGGGKAEGDGYFIEPTIIADVKPDAILMQEEIFGPVLAFCKAASFDEALDIANNTEYGLTGAVFSTNLSHLELARERFHVGNLYFNRKCTGAIVGVHPFGGFNMSGTDSKAGGPDYLQQFMQLKLISEKL, from the coding sequence TTGATCCCTTATCGTCCCGAGCCGTTAACCGACTTTCGAGTCAATGCGAACCATGAAGCGCTGCTTGCAGCCATCCGCCAAGTGCAAGGCGAACTGGGGCGCGACTACCCGTTAATTATAAATGGGGACAGAATGATAACTGACGATATGCAAAGCTCGATCAACCCGTCAAACAAGAGCCAAGTGATTGGCCGAATGTCCAAAGCAAATGCGGAGCAGGCGGAGCAGGCGATTCAAGGCGCGTTCGATACGTTTCAAGTCTGGTCCCATGTGCCTGCCGGACAGCGCGCCCGGCTGTTGTTCAGAGCCGCCGCCGACTTGCGCCGCCGCAAACACGAATTCAACGCGTGGCTTATGCTGGAATCCGGCAAGACTCGAGCGGAGGCGGACGCCGATACGGCGGAAGCGATCGATTTCATGGAATATTACGCGCGGCAAATGATCGAGATGAGCGAGACAGCCGCGAAGAAGCTCGTTTGGATGGATGGCGAAGACAACGACTTGCAGTACATTCCGCTTGGAGTCGGCATCGTCATTCCGCCATGGAATTTCCCTCTGGCCATTATGGCAGGCATGACAACTGCGGCGATCGTGGCCGGCAATACCGTCGTGCTGAAACCGGCGAGTCCGACTCCGGTCATCGCCTTCAAATTCGTTCAGCTGCTTGAGGAAGCGGGAATGCCGGCCGGCGTCGTACAGTTTCTGCCGGGCAGTGGTTCCGAAATCGGGGATTTGCTCGTATCGCATCGTCTTTCGCGATTTATCTCATTTACGGGCTCGCGCGAAGTGGGACTGCGCATTTTCGAGCTTGCGGCCAAGACGGCACCCGGTCAAATTTGGCTGAAGCGGTTCATCGGCGAGCTTGGCGGCAAAGACGGCATCGTCGTTGACAAGGATGCAGATCTGGAAGCGGCGGCGCAGGCGATTGTTGCGTCCGCATTCGGCTATTCCGGGCAGAAATGCTCCGCATGCTCGCGGGCGATTGTGCACGAGGCGGTCTATGACACCGTGCTGAACCGCTGCGTCGAGCTGACCCGGGCATTGAAAGTTGGCGATGTGCTCGATTTCGGTAGCGATACGGGGCCGGTAATCGATCAGAGCGCATTCCGGAAAATTTTCGAATACATTGAAGTCGGAAACAAGGAAGGGCGTCTCGTTGCCGGTGGCGGGAAAGCGGAGGGCGACGGTTATTTCATTGAGCCAACTATTATCGCCGATGTGAAGCCGGATGCGATCTTGATGCAAGAGGAGATATTCGGACCGGTGCTCGCTTTCTGCAAAGCGGCATCGTTTGACGAGGCGCTTGATATCGCGAACAATACCGAATACGGATTAACAGGCGCCGTGTTCTCGACCAACCTTTCGCATTTAGAACTGGCGCGCGAACGGTTCCATGTCGGTAATCTATACTTTAACCGGAAATGTACGGGCGCCATCGTCGGCGTTCATCCGTTTGGCGGTTTTAACATGTCGGGTACGGATTCCAAAGCGGGCGGCCCCGATTATTTGCAGCAGTTTATGCAATTGAAGCTCATTTCGGAGAAATTATAG